A window of the Physeter macrocephalus isolate SW-GA chromosome 7, ASM283717v5, whole genome shotgun sequence genome harbors these coding sequences:
- the RNF212 gene encoding probable E3 SUMO-protein ligase RNF212: protein MAGWVFCNRCFQPPQGTACFSLTNCGHVYCDVCLRKGKRDECLICKVPCRTVLLSKRTDSDIQALFMGIDGLCRKYARETSQVSEFQEKHRRRLLAFYGEKISQLEESLRKAALRMERLQSVRLSQQAAFSTIRNPAPTASTKPNGPLFLPPDSSASERVESMEVDLTPSPRRKREVAPGLARISLLSPPRDGRMGPLPLVLPTSILLGSWSVRPSGFPWFWRWRFPWALGCPVGVSVLSALVPGPVSPPCAPTVVLPCGVTVAALRVCAGRRAGTSQSGCSTGPGGGSSVRPGPPAAPGVTALRTETCRGPWFSGRTRKAPY from the exons ATGGCCGGCTGGGTGTTCTGTAATCGCTGTTTCCAGCCACCCCAGGGGACGGCATGCTTCAGCCTGACTAACTGCGGCCATGTGTACTGCGATGTCTGCCTGCGCAAAG GTAAAAGAGATGAATGCTTGATTTGTAAAGTTCCATGTCGTACAGTTCTGCTTTCGAAACGT ACGGACTCCGACATCCAGGCCCTCTTCATGGGCATAGACGGCCTGTGCAGGAAGTACGCAAGGGAGACGTCCCAG GTTTCAGAATTTCAAGAAAAGCACAGGAGGAGACTGTTAGCCTTCTATGGAGAAAAG ATTTCTCAGTTGGAGGAGTCCCTCAGGAAGGCAGCGCTGAGGATGGAGCGGCTGCAGAG tGTGAGATTGTCACAACAAGCGGCTTTCAGCACAATAAGAAATCCAGCTCCGA CTGCTTCGACAAAGCCCAACGGGCCTCTCTTCCTGCCGCCTGACTCATCAGCCTCTGAAAG GGTGGAGTCCATGGAAGTTGACCTCACGCCCTCCCCGAGGAGAAAG CGTGAGGTCGCCCCTGGCCTGGCAAGGATCTCTCTGCTCAGTCCGCCGCGGGATGGACGCATGG GGCCCTTACCTCTCGTGCTGCCCACCTCCATCCTCCTGGGCAGCTGGAGTGTCCGCCCATCGGGGTTCCCTTGGTTTTGGAGGTGGCGTTTCCCCTGGGCGCTGGGGTGTCCTGTGGGCGTCAGCGTCCTCTCCGCCCTCGTGCCCGGCCCAGTGTCCCCGCCTTGTGCCCCCACCGTCGTGCTGCCGTGCGG GGTGACCGTGGCTGCTCTGCGGGTCTGTGCGGGCCGGCGCGCGGGCACCTCTCAG TCAGGCTGTAGCACCGGCCCTGGGGGCGGCTCCTCGGTGCGGCCCGGGCCTCCTGCGGCGCCCGGGGTCACCGCCCTCAGGACCGAGACCTGCCGCGGCCCGTGGTTCTCAGGCAGGACCCGAAAGGCCCCCTACTGA